One Theropithecus gelada isolate Dixy chromosome 3, Tgel_1.0, whole genome shotgun sequence genomic window carries:
- the LSMEM1 gene encoding leucine-rich single-pass membrane protein 1 isoform X1, whose translation MAGVLERWCQLTQLLQPNKDRTMTHSSQDTGSCGIQEDGKLYVVDSINDLNKLNLCPAGSQHLFPLEDKIPVLGTNSGNGSRSLFFVGLLIVLIVSLALVFFVIFLIVQTGNKMDDVSRRLTAEGKDIDDLKRINNMIVKRLNQLDSEQN comes from the exons ATGGCAGGAGTGCTGGAAAGGTGGTGTCAGCTTACACAGTTGCTTCAGCCAAATAAGGACC GGACAATGACTCATTCTTCCCAGGACACTGGTTCTTGTGGCATTCAGGAAGATGGAAAGCTTTATGTGGTGGATTCCATAAATGACTTAAACAAATTAAACCTCTGTCCAGCCGGATCGCAGCATCTGTTCC CTCTAGAGGACAAAATCCCAGTCCTTGGCACAAACTCAGGAAATGGAAGCCGGAGTCTGTTTTTTGTGGGGCTGCTAATTGTGCTGATTGTCAGCCTGGCACTGGTTTTTTTCGTGATATTTCTAATAG TTCAAACTGGAAACAAGATGGATGATGTGTCAAGAAGACTAACAGCTGAAGGAAAAGACATAGATGATCTTAAGAGAATAAACAATATGATTGTAAAGCGACTCAACCAATTGGACTCTGaacaaaactaa
- the LSMEM1 gene encoding leucine-rich single-pass membrane protein 1 isoform X2, which translates to MTHSSQDTGSCGIQEDGKLYVVDSINDLNKLNLCPAGSQHLFPLEDKIPVLGTNSGNGSRSLFFVGLLIVLIVSLALVFFVIFLIVQTGNKMDDVSRRLTAEGKDIDDLKRINNMIVKRLNQLDSEQN; encoded by the exons ATGACTCATTCTTCCCAGGACACTGGTTCTTGTGGCATTCAGGAAGATGGAAAGCTTTATGTGGTGGATTCCATAAATGACTTAAACAAATTAAACCTCTGTCCAGCCGGATCGCAGCATCTGTTCC CTCTAGAGGACAAAATCCCAGTCCTTGGCACAAACTCAGGAAATGGAAGCCGGAGTCTGTTTTTTGTGGGGCTGCTAATTGTGCTGATTGTCAGCCTGGCACTGGTTTTTTTCGTGATATTTCTAATAG TTCAAACTGGAAACAAGATGGATGATGTGTCAAGAAGACTAACAGCTGAAGGAAAAGACATAGATGATCTTAAGAGAATAAACAATATGATTGTAAAGCGACTCAACCAATTGGACTCTGaacaaaactaa